The following are encoded together in the Planctobacterium marinum genome:
- a CDS encoding VolA/Pla-1 family phospholipase, giving the protein MKKLLLCTAIAASLSLSGCGGGGEDLVEVQAQTPVDKPFARIVFNPPSTFPLPNDAAMLPATSLFDFTIESENQTDFDGSNPLDAVGALDGWSTQYPMTIDVDLPANVTLPLASLQAPNAIHIYEATQALEGTSAACQAIASQVAAPGVPCEIGERLTLNQDYAVTLSDSDTIAIIPLRPLKPGQGYMLVVTEDLLDSDGRPVLGSTTWELARQDINSLPLSSADQLQLQGLVNLLVNGSSGAGIPIEQTSYAAYISTGSAGTVTATVKQLQVGPFAQALGTLLAQGVDLPTAQATAAQYLPVVAVGDSPRGDSAYDVLGPTLLGADTFAQFEALGLNCDTMRAILTGDPLNPLYPTVASAYGSLAPFCAATLKTGQVNLPYYSNPENPLGDWWRSACTSGAAVSAIEGSAPGTVASLIANGAVGPNNELCQAASGGQLYDLNLAAIGITDRRHLTKFAPVPVAQGSNPDGTETIEVQVTIPDEELINFLATINPDEIAPVSKPEAGWPVVVIQHGITSKKEDVLAAAGTLALAGFATVAIDHPLHGSRGFEIDGQTVNASNGFGGSSTDYLNLGSLLSARDNLRQSIVDTMGLRLGLNAWVDTTGEADIDPTNVHFMGQSLGSITGIGTVATANTPMSGDLAAFNSMFEFKTAGLSVPGGGIAQFLIESAGFGPLVSASVLAGGSESFQVALGTYAQTNGVPVSQALIPAYLQYVGERTAAQAAADAAIIGQFAFAAQTVIEGGDPNNYAARLAATTPVLLHEVVGDGSEGSSDQVIPNTTSLPTSGTEALIRFLGLPSISSSVVAETPQSGAVRFVAGEHGSLFNPTSSVAATTEMQLQMATFFATQGTAIVVRDESVVAN; this is encoded by the coding sequence ATGAAAAAACTGCTACTCTGCACCGCGATTGCCGCATCTCTCAGCCTCTCCGGCTGTGGAGGTGGAGGCGAGGACCTGGTTGAGGTCCAGGCACAGACTCCTGTCGATAAGCCTTTTGCACGTATCGTGTTTAATCCACCTTCGACATTTCCGCTGCCCAATGACGCAGCAATGTTACCGGCTACCAGCCTTTTTGACTTCACTATTGAATCAGAAAATCAAACCGACTTCGACGGTTCCAATCCGCTCGACGCAGTAGGCGCGCTGGATGGTTGGTCCACCCAATATCCTATGACTATTGACGTGGACTTGCCTGCTAACGTCACTCTTCCACTAGCTTCATTGCAGGCACCAAACGCTATCCATATTTACGAGGCAACACAAGCGCTTGAAGGTACTTCTGCAGCTTGTCAGGCGATTGCTTCTCAGGTTGCAGCGCCGGGTGTGCCTTGTGAGATTGGTGAAAGACTAACACTGAACCAGGATTACGCGGTTACCCTGAGTGATAGTGACACTATTGCTATTATTCCATTGCGTCCATTGAAGCCCGGCCAAGGTTACATGTTAGTTGTAACGGAAGACTTGCTAGATTCCGATGGTCGTCCTGTGCTGGGTTCAACAACTTGGGAACTGGCTCGACAAGACATTAATTCTTTACCACTTTCCTCTGCTGATCAGCTACAGCTTCAAGGCTTAGTGAATCTCTTGGTCAATGGTTCGTCTGGCGCGGGTATTCCAATTGAACAAACCAGCTACGCGGCATACATCTCAACCGGCTCTGCTGGTACGGTAACTGCTACAGTTAAGCAATTGCAGGTTGGCCCATTCGCGCAGGCGTTAGGTACGTTACTTGCTCAAGGTGTTGATTTACCAACGGCACAAGCGACTGCTGCACAATATCTACCTGTTGTAGCAGTAGGTGATTCACCTCGTGGTGATAGTGCATACGATGTGTTGGGGCCAACGTTACTGGGCGCTGATACTTTCGCACAGTTTGAAGCTTTGGGTCTAAACTGCGATACGATGCGGGCTATTCTGACGGGCGACCCGTTAAACCCACTTTACCCAACCGTTGCCAGTGCCTATGGTTCACTAGCTCCTTTCTGTGCAGCGACACTGAAAACCGGTCAGGTAAACTTGCCTTATTACTCAAACCCAGAGAATCCGTTAGGCGACTGGTGGCGTAGTGCTTGCACATCAGGTGCGGCCGTTTCTGCCATTGAAGGCTCAGCACCTGGTACGGTTGCAAGTTTAATTGCAAATGGCGCAGTAGGTCCTAACAATGAACTTTGTCAGGCTGCCAGTGGTGGTCAACTGTATGATTTGAATTTGGCTGCGATTGGCATTACCGACCGCCGTCATTTGACTAAATTTGCTCCAGTGCCTGTAGCACAAGGTTCAAATCCAGATGGTACTGAGACAATTGAAGTTCAGGTGACTATTCCGGACGAAGAATTGATCAACTTCCTGGCGACAATTAATCCAGATGAGATTGCTCCGGTAAGTAAACCCGAAGCTGGCTGGCCAGTTGTCGTGATTCAGCACGGTATTACGTCCAAGAAAGAAGATGTGTTAGCCGCAGCAGGTACCTTGGCTTTAGCTGGATTTGCAACTGTAGCTATCGACCATCCTCTGCATGGTAGTCGTGGTTTTGAAATTGACGGTCAAACAGTCAATGCCTCAAATGGCTTCGGTGGCTCATCCACAGATTATTTGAATCTGGGTAGCTTGCTGTCTGCACGTGATAACTTGAGACAAAGTATCGTTGATACTATGGGCTTACGTCTTGGGTTGAACGCCTGGGTTGATACGACTGGTGAAGCTGACATCGATCCTACTAACGTTCACTTCATGGGCCAAAGCTTAGGTTCAATTACAGGTATTGGTACGGTTGCTACTGCGAATACGCCAATGAGTGGTGACTTAGCAGCGTTTAACTCTATGTTCGAGTTCAAAACTGCAGGTTTATCTGTTCCTGGTGGCGGTATTGCTCAGTTCCTGATTGAGTCTGCTGGTTTCGGACCTCTGGTTTCTGCTAGCGTATTGGCCGGCGGTTCTGAGTCGTTCCAGGTAGCTTTAGGTACTTATGCACAAACCAACGGTGTGCCGGTATCACAAGCTTTAATCCCGGCTTACTTGCAATACGTGGGTGAAAGAACCGCGGCCCAAGCTGCAGCAGATGCAGCCATAATCGGCCAGTTTGCTTTTGCGGCCCAAACCGTGATTGAAGGTGGCGATCCAAACAACTACGCAGCGCGTCTGGCGGCCACAACGCCAGTATTGCTACACGAAGTTGTAGGTGATGGATCTGAAGGCAGCAGTGATCAGGTTATTCCAAATACCACTTCACTACCGACTTCAGGTACAGAAGCACTGATCAGATTCTTGGGATTACCTTCTATAAGCAGCTCAGTTGTTGCTGAAACACCACAAAGCGGTGCTGTAAGATTCGTAGCAGGTGAGCATGGTTCGTTGTTCAACCCAACTTCGAGCGTTGCAGCTACTACTGAAATGCAACTGCAAATGGCGACTTTCTTTGCTACGCAAGGTACAGCCATTGTTGTCAGAGATGAAAGCGTAGTAGCAAACTAA
- a CDS encoding LacI family DNA-binding transcriptional regulator has protein sequence MKEKATSFDIAHKAGVSQSTVSRALRNSPLVSKETRDKIKAIARELNYKVDKNASNLRQQQSKTLALLLFEDPTSDDSMINPFFLSMLGSITRATANAGFDLLVSFQQFSDDWHADFEDTHKADGIILLGYGDFLEYQDKLQALEEQNTHFVRWGAINESHPGVVIGSNNYQGGKNITRHLISLGHKEFVFIGGADNNCPEFLERFNGFNDALKEAGLLGENQRAKHWDAISTEHSGYNVAKALVESGAKVDAILCASDLIAIGVLTALKDSGISVPGDIAVAGYDNIPLAPFTNPPLSTVKQNTKLAGELLVDALVGQIEGQPVESHLIDAEVVIRHSCGAK, from the coding sequence ATGAAAGAAAAAGCCACATCCTTTGATATCGCCCACAAGGCCGGTGTTTCCCAATCAACAGTGTCTCGGGCGCTGCGCAACAGTCCGCTTGTGAGCAAAGAAACTCGCGACAAAATTAAAGCTATCGCACGCGAGTTGAACTACAAAGTTGACAAAAATGCCAGCAATCTGCGGCAGCAACAAAGCAAAACGTTGGCGTTATTGTTGTTTGAAGATCCCACCTCAGACGACAGTATGATCAATCCTTTTTTCCTATCCATGTTGGGTAGCATTACCAGAGCGACGGCAAATGCCGGTTTTGACCTGCTGGTGTCGTTTCAACAATTCAGTGACGACTGGCATGCAGATTTTGAAGATACCCATAAAGCAGACGGCATTATTCTGTTGGGCTATGGCGACTTCCTGGAATATCAGGATAAGTTACAGGCGTTAGAAGAACAAAACACCCACTTCGTGCGTTGGGGGGCGATTAACGAAAGTCACCCAGGTGTAGTTATCGGCAGCAATAATTATCAAGGCGGTAAAAACATCACTCGACACCTGATTTCATTGGGCCACAAAGAATTTGTATTTATCGGTGGTGCTGACAATAACTGCCCCGAATTCCTGGAGCGTTTTAATGGCTTTAACGACGCCTTAAAAGAAGCGGGTCTATTGGGCGAAAATCAGCGCGCTAAACATTGGGATGCGATATCCACCGAACACTCAGGCTACAATGTGGCTAAAGCGCTGGTGGAGTCAGGTGCGAAAGTCGATGCAATATTATGTGCTTCCGACCTGATTGCTATTGGCGTATTAACCGCGTTAAAAGATTCCGGCATCTCAGTACCAGGCGACATTGCGGTGGCGGGTTACGACAACATCCCATTGGCCCCCTTTACCAATCCGCCCCTGTCTACCGTTAAACAAAATACGAAACTGGCGGGAGAACTGTTAGTAGACGCATTAGTGGGACAGATTGAAGGCCAACCGGTTGAAAGCCATCTCATAGATGCAGAGGTCGTTATACGCCACAGTTGTGGCGCAAAATAA
- a CDS encoding TetR/AcrR family transcriptional regulator, with the protein MNAAEHLFCDFGFDNTSLRAITSEADVNLASVNYHFGSKKQLIQEVLARYLSVLMPALDQKLIAMRESGEATSTETLFGALVEPLLSLEKVRPNGTRVFVQLFARAYYESQGHLRRYITSHFAAELKHLNKALHLAVPHLSPSEVFWRWHFALGSCVFTMISSKALSEIAEAEYQQHMVIEDLIRKVITYIAAGFSAPLTTEV; encoded by the coding sequence TTGAACGCCGCTGAACACCTGTTTTGCGATTTCGGTTTTGACAATACTTCTCTTCGAGCTATCACCAGCGAAGCTGATGTTAACCTGGCATCTGTGAATTATCATTTTGGGTCTAAAAAACAACTTATTCAGGAAGTGCTGGCACGCTATCTCAGTGTATTAATGCCGGCTTTGGATCAAAAACTGATAGCTATGCGTGAGTCCGGCGAAGCGACGAGCACTGAAACTCTATTTGGTGCGTTGGTCGAACCGTTATTGTCACTGGAAAAGGTGAGACCTAACGGTACCCGTGTGTTTGTTCAGCTATTTGCACGGGCTTATTATGAATCACAAGGTCACTTAAGACGCTACATTACCAGTCACTTTGCTGCTGAACTTAAACATTTAAACAAAGCACTGCATTTGGCTGTGCCGCACCTCTCCCCAAGTGAGGTGTTCTGGCGCTGGCATTTTGCACTTGGTTCCTGTGTGTTTACTATGATATCCAGTAAAGCCCTATCTGAGATAGCAGAAGCTGAATATCAGCAACACATGGTTATTGAAGATTTAATCAGGAAGGTTATTACTTACATTGCTGCAGGATTCAGCGCGCCCCTAACCACTGAAGTATGA
- a CDS encoding M2 family metallopeptidase, which yields MIKRSMLAVLIASTLGMAGCNDTTETVKKDSNVEKAPTAEDAKAFIKSAQEELEKLQAPAAQAAWAYQTYIIKDTAAVSAYLSEKLSSRASELAKESAKFNNVEVDPDTRRQLDLLRNSLVLPPPGNAADSERLAQIGTDMEGMYGAGQYCPEEGKCWGLTEMGGMMATERDEKLLLDIWQGWRQVSPPMKDLYVEQVEIANKGAQELGFENISELWRGKYDMEADAFEKELDRLWGQVEPFYDALHCHVRAELGEQYGTDVVPQDQPIPAHLLGNMWAQTWGNIYDIVKPEEELQVTDVTAALEEHGYDEIKMVEQAEAFFTSLGFEPLPETFWERSQFTQPADRNVVCHASAWNLDDKEDLRIKMCIQKTGEEFAVIHHELGHNFYQRAYKDLPLVYRGSANDGFHEAIGDVIALSITPKYMKQIGLIDEIPDASNDIGMLLKLALDKIAFVPFGLLVDKWRWGVFSGDVTPEQYNDYWWQLREKYQGVMAPVERPADAFDPGAKYHIPGNTPYSRYFLAHLLQFQFHRELCKIAGDEGPVHRCSIYGNEEAGTALNNMLELGQSKTWQEALETLTGSPQMDATAILDYFAPLKVWLDEQNKDRTCGW from the coding sequence ATGATTAAACGCTCGATGTTGGCGGTACTTATCGCATCAACGCTCGGCATGGCAGGATGCAATGACACCACGGAAACCGTAAAAAAAGACAGTAACGTTGAAAAAGCGCCTACTGCGGAAGATGCCAAAGCCTTTATTAAAAGCGCACAAGAAGAATTAGAAAAACTACAAGCGCCCGCCGCTCAAGCGGCCTGGGCTTACCAAACCTATATCATTAAAGACACCGCTGCGGTATCCGCCTATTTATCAGAAAAGCTCTCTAGCCGAGCGTCTGAATTAGCTAAAGAGTCGGCTAAGTTTAACAACGTTGAAGTCGATCCTGACACTCGCCGTCAATTAGATTTATTGCGTAACTCTCTGGTTTTGCCTCCTCCTGGAAATGCTGCTGATTCAGAGCGTCTGGCACAAATTGGTACCGACATGGAAGGTATGTATGGCGCAGGTCAATATTGCCCGGAAGAAGGCAAATGTTGGGGCCTGACAGAGATGGGTGGCATGATGGCCACAGAAAGAGACGAAAAGCTACTATTAGATATCTGGCAGGGCTGGCGTCAGGTGTCACCACCGATGAAAGATCTTTACGTTGAGCAAGTAGAAATAGCTAACAAAGGCGCTCAAGAGTTAGGCTTCGAAAATATCAGCGAGTTATGGCGCGGTAAATATGACATGGAAGCCGATGCTTTTGAAAAAGAACTGGACAGATTGTGGGGTCAGGTCGAACCCTTCTATGATGCCCTACACTGCCATGTGCGCGCAGAGCTTGGTGAACAATACGGTACCGATGTTGTTCCGCAAGACCAACCCATTCCGGCGCACCTGCTAGGCAACATGTGGGCACAAACGTGGGGCAACATCTATGATATCGTCAAACCTGAAGAAGAGTTACAGGTTACCGATGTTACCGCTGCCCTTGAGGAACATGGTTACGACGAAATCAAAATGGTTGAACAGGCAGAAGCGTTTTTTACTTCTTTAGGTTTTGAGCCGTTACCAGAGACTTTCTGGGAGCGCTCACAGTTTACCCAACCAGCTGATCGCAATGTAGTATGTCATGCGTCCGCCTGGAACCTGGATGATAAAGAAGATCTGCGCATTAAGATGTGTATCCAGAAAACGGGAGAAGAGTTCGCTGTTATACACCACGAACTAGGTCATAACTTTTATCAGCGTGCCTACAAAGATTTACCACTGGTTTATCGAGGTAGTGCCAATGATGGCTTCCACGAAGCGATTGGTGACGTAATCGCTCTTTCCATTACACCCAAATACATGAAGCAAATCGGTTTGATTGACGAAATTCCAGATGCTTCAAACGACATTGGTATGTTGTTAAAATTGGCGCTGGATAAAATTGCTTTTGTTCCCTTTGGCTTATTAGTTGATAAATGGCGCTGGGGTGTGTTCTCCGGTGATGTTACGCCAGAGCAATACAATGATTATTGGTGGCAATTAAGAGAGAAGTATCAAGGCGTTATGGCGCCAGTTGAGCGCCCTGCCGATGCTTTTGATCCAGGGGCTAAGTACCATATTCCAGGCAATACGCCATATTCTCGTTACTTCCTTGCCCACCTGCTGCAATTCCAGTTCCATCGTGAGCTTTGTAAAATAGCAGGTGACGAGGGCCCGGTTCACCGTTGTTCAATTTATGGTAACGAAGAAGCCGGAACGGCACTAAACAACATGCTTGAATTAGGCCAAAGTAAGACATGGCAAGAAGCTCTGGAAACCTTGACCGGTTCACCACAAATGGATGCGACGGCCATATTAGATTACTTTGCACCACTTAAAGTGTGGTTAGATGAGCAGAACAAAGACCGTACTTGCGGTTGGTAA
- a CDS encoding YciK family oxidoreductase, with amino-acid sequence MLDFQPNSDALSGKTILVTGAGDGIGKEAALQFARYGANVILLGRTIAKLEATYDLCEKQSNAELAIVPLDLEGATVKHYQDMASTIENQFGKLDGLLHNASLLGQLQPFGQIPEAEFRQVMQVNLNGQFFMTQALLPVLKKAPNASVVFTSSSVGVKGRAYWGTYAISKFATEGMMQCLADEYSNSTMRFNCINPGGTRTGMRAKAFPAENPESLKTPTDIMPAYLYLMADASIGVTGETLNCQPK; translated from the coding sequence ATGCTTGATTTTCAGCCAAATTCTGATGCTTTGTCGGGTAAAACCATATTGGTAACTGGCGCTGGTGATGGCATTGGCAAAGAGGCAGCGCTGCAATTTGCGCGCTATGGTGCCAATGTTATTTTACTAGGTCGCACGATTGCAAAACTGGAGGCCACTTATGATCTTTGTGAAAAACAAAGTAACGCTGAGTTGGCCATCGTGCCCTTGGACCTGGAAGGCGCAACAGTAAAGCATTATCAGGATATGGCCAGTACCATTGAAAATCAGTTTGGTAAATTAGATGGCTTATTACACAACGCCAGTTTATTGGGACAGTTACAACCCTTCGGTCAAATCCCGGAAGCCGAATTTCGTCAAGTAATGCAAGTTAACCTCAATGGTCAATTTTTTATGACTCAGGCTTTATTGCCTGTTTTGAAAAAAGCCCCCAACGCATCTGTGGTGTTTACTTCTTCTTCGGTAGGTGTAAAAGGTCGTGCTTATTGGGGTACTTACGCTATTTCAAAATTTGCCACCGAAGGCATGATGCAATGCCTGGCAGACGAATACTCAAATAGTACAATGCGCTTTAATTGTATTAACCCAGGTGGCACACGAACGGGGATGAGAGCGAAAGCATTTCCCGCGGAAAACCCCGAAAGTTTAAAGACCCCAACCGATATCATGCCTGCATATTTGTATTTAATGGCTGATGCTAGTATTGGTGTCACCGGCGAAACCCTGAATTGCCAGCCTAAATAA
- the glnS gene encoding glutamine--tRNA ligase, giving the protein MAETENRPTNFIRQIIDRDLESGLHSSVHTRFPPEPNGFLHIGHAKSICLNFGIAEDYKGTCNLRFDDTNPEKESIDYVNAIKEDVSWLGYHWEGEVRYSSDYFDKLHGYAVELIEKGLAFVDFSSQEQIREMRGTLKAPGQHSPYRDTDAATNLAEFDKMTKGEYPEGHCCLRAKIDMASPFMCMRDPVIYRIKFANHHQTGEKWCVYPMYDFTHCISDAIEGISHSLCTLEFQDNRRLYDWVIDNISIETQPRQYEFSRLNLEYTVLSKRKLIQLVTEGFVDGWDDPRMPTIAGLRRRGYTPASIREFCSRIGVTKMDNLIEMSMLEACIRDELNEDAPRAMAVLDPIKVVIENYANTEGEILKAANHPNKPELGERELAFDGEIYIERDDFREEANKKYKRLVLGKEVRLRNAYVIKAERVEKDAEGNIQTIYCTYDADTLGKDPADGRKVKGVIHWVSAVRNNPAEIRLYDRLFKEANPGAMELAEAYNSESLVKLNGVVECSLVGKAIGEAVQFERTGYFCLDKESQQDKLVFNRTVALRDTWAKIGD; this is encoded by the coding sequence ATGGCCGAGACAGAAAATCGTCCGACCAATTTTATCAGACAGATCATAGATCGCGACCTGGAGTCGGGTCTACATTCAAGTGTACATACTCGTTTCCCGCCAGAGCCGAACGGCTTTTTGCATATCGGACACGCTAAATCCATTTGCCTTAACTTCGGTATTGCTGAAGATTACAAGGGCACGTGCAATCTTCGTTTTGACGATACTAACCCTGAGAAGGAAAGCATAGACTATGTTAACGCTATCAAAGAAGACGTTAGCTGGTTGGGGTACCATTGGGAAGGTGAGGTACGTTACTCGTCAGACTATTTCGACAAGTTACACGGTTACGCCGTAGAGCTTATTGAAAAAGGATTAGCGTTTGTTGATTTTTCTTCACAAGAGCAAATTCGCGAAATGCGTGGCACACTAAAAGCACCCGGTCAGCACAGCCCTTATCGCGATACCGATGCGGCCACAAACCTGGCTGAGTTTGATAAGATGACCAAAGGCGAATACCCGGAAGGTCATTGCTGCTTGCGCGCCAAAATTGATATGGCATCGCCGTTTATGTGCATGCGCGATCCAGTGATTTACCGCATCAAATTCGCTAATCACCATCAAACTGGCGAGAAATGGTGCGTTTATCCTATGTATGATTTTACCCACTGTATATCGGATGCGATTGAGGGCATTTCTCATTCATTGTGTACATTGGAGTTTCAGGACAACCGTCGGTTGTATGATTGGGTAATCGACAATATCAGCATCGAAACTCAGCCCAGACAGTATGAGTTTTCTCGCTTAAATCTCGAATACACGGTACTAAGCAAGCGCAAACTGATCCAGCTTGTAACTGAAGGTTTTGTGGATGGCTGGGACGATCCGCGGATGCCAACCATCGCCGGTTTGCGCCGTAGAGGATACACGCCAGCGTCTATCAGAGAGTTTTGTAGCCGCATTGGTGTGACTAAAATGGATAATTTGATCGAAATGTCCATGTTAGAAGCCTGTATCCGGGATGAACTCAACGAAGACGCACCTCGTGCAATGGCAGTGTTAGATCCGATAAAAGTGGTGATTGAAAATTACGCCAATACTGAAGGTGAAATACTAAAGGCCGCGAATCATCCCAATAAACCTGAACTGGGTGAGCGAGAGCTAGCTTTTGATGGCGAAATTTACATTGAGCGTGATGACTTCCGCGAAGAAGCCAATAAAAAATACAAGCGGCTGGTGTTGGGAAAAGAAGTTCGTCTGCGCAATGCATATGTTATTAAAGCAGAACGAGTGGAAAAAGACGCTGAGGGTAACATTCAGACGATTTATTGCACTTATGATGCCGATACTTTGGGTAAAGATCCCGCAGATGGCCGTAAAGTCAAAGGGGTAATCCATTGGGTTTCTGCTGTGCGTAATAATCCTGCGGAAATTCGACTTTACGATCGTTTGTTTAAAGAGGCGAATCCCGGCGCGATGGAACTGGCAGAAGCCTACAACTCTGAATCGCTTGTTAAACTCAATGGTGTTGTGGAATGCAGTCTGGTTGGTAAAGCCATTGGCGAAGCCGTACAGTTCGAAAGAACAGGCTACTTTTGTTTAGACAAGGAGTCTCAGCAAGATAAGTTGGTGTTTAACCGTACTGTGGCGCTCAGAGATACCTGGGCCAAAATAGGCGACTAA
- a CDS encoding ABC transporter substrate-binding protein has product MMRFLILFIVVLLSGQLAAQQTNDLTVLSTNYQPYNYQNNKREPDGHATKMVQALLTEIRRSSSLAVSDIEFLPWARTYHLAETTPDTLIFSIARTPEREAKFNWIGKLLPMPVYLYKNAGRNDVVFDKLQRNEVWAVAGVNNGAPTNCIEEMGYRVVHKSANYEVQFKMLDKGRVDLMVFDSISFAQEVKRLGYSNQQFAPFLYLPQCSYDLYVALNKDSNSSVVEAVQTAWQTLSDEGALEPFRAAFEETYQPFH; this is encoded by the coding sequence ATGATGCGTTTTTTGATTCTGTTCATTGTTGTTTTGTTATCCGGGCAGTTAGCTGCGCAACAAACTAATGACCTGACAGTGCTGAGTACAAATTACCAGCCTTATAACTATCAAAACAACAAACGTGAACCCGATGGTCATGCGACAAAAATGGTACAGGCGCTGTTAACCGAAATACGCCGTTCTTCCTCTTTAGCTGTTTCTGATATTGAGTTTCTACCTTGGGCGCGTACTTACCATCTCGCTGAAACAACACCTGATACGTTAATTTTTTCTATTGCAAGAACTCCTGAACGAGAGGCCAAGTTCAACTGGATTGGTAAACTGTTACCTATGCCAGTTTATCTCTATAAGAATGCCGGGCGTAACGATGTGGTCTTTGACAAGTTACAGAGAAATGAGGTTTGGGCTGTGGCAGGTGTTAACAATGGTGCGCCCACAAACTGCATTGAAGAGATGGGCTATAGGGTGGTTCACAAAAGTGCAAACTACGAAGTTCAGTTTAAAATGCTGGATAAAGGACGGGTTGATTTGATGGTGTTCGACTCGATTTCATTTGCACAAGAAGTAAAACGATTAGGCTATTCCAACCAGCAGTTTGCGCCCTTTTTGTATTTACCACAGTGCTCTTACGATCTGTATGTAGCCCTAAATAAAGATTCAAACTCAAGTGTTGTCGAAGCTGTGCAAACTGCCTGGCAAACACTTTCCGATGAGGGAGCGTTAGAGCCTTTCAGAGCGGCATTTGAAGAAACCTATCAACCATTTCATTAA
- a CDS encoding DNA alkylation repair protein has translation MPEPFKEKFNVALITALAETIQDRFPEFTAENFINSAIKDLDSLELKQRSMQITEALHQCLPIDFNHFAEIIRAILHPDDNMDMNLARVEKEGVRGWAIMPLADLVAIRAIPEYFDEGLILLSELTKRFSAEFAIRDFILMDLSKAFTTITQWTTSDNEHLRRLASEGARPRLPWGKQLPDLIRDPQPLMPILESLLDDDSEYVRRSVANNLNDIAKDNPGFVIDFVACHIATDNRQRMRLLRHACRTLIKQGEPQILALFGYTRFTGNTVLTLDTEQVSWGGVVSATLNLSSNSRDNQSLMIDYVVWHQKVNGKLAPKVFKWKVIDTWNGASLTLTKKHSFKPVTTRRYYPGLHKIQVQINGEVFDEVSFTLMSDKH, from the coding sequence ATGCCAGAACCATTCAAAGAAAAGTTCAATGTTGCCCTGATCACCGCTTTAGCTGAAACAATACAGGATAGATTTCCTGAATTTACCGCCGAGAATTTTATTAATTCAGCAATAAAAGATTTGGATTCGCTGGAGTTGAAGCAACGCTCGATGCAAATAACCGAAGCTTTGCACCAGTGCTTACCGATAGATTTTAACCATTTTGCTGAAATAATCAGGGCTATTCTGCACCCAGATGACAACATGGATATGAATCTTGCCAGAGTGGAAAAAGAAGGCGTCAGAGGGTGGGCAATTATGCCTTTAGCTGACCTTGTGGCTATTCGTGCTATCCCTGAATACTTTGATGAGGGCTTAATACTGCTTTCAGAATTAACAAAGCGTTTCAGCGCCGAATTTGCCATTCGCGATTTTATTCTTATGGACTTATCCAAGGCATTCACGACCATCACTCAATGGACTACGTCTGATAATGAGCACTTGCGCAGATTAGCCAGCGAAGGCGCCAGACCCAGACTGCCTTGGGGAAAGCAGTTGCCCGATTTAATTCGAGACCCGCAACCGCTAATGCCGATTTTAGAAAGCTTATTAGATGATGACTCAGAATATGTGAGGCGTTCCGTTGCGAATAACCTTAACGATATTGCCAAAGACAATCCAGGTTTTGTTATTGATTTTGTGGCCTGTCATATTGCTACGGATAATAGACAGCGCATGCGTTTATTGCGTCACGCTTGTCGCACACTGATAAAACAGGGGGAACCTCAGATTCTGGCATTATTTGGTTACACAAGGTTTACCGGTAATACCGTATTGACGCTGGATACTGAGCAGGTTAGTTGGGGCGGTGTTGTCTCTGCCACTTTAAATTTGTCTTCGAACAGCAGAGACAATCAAAGTTTGATGATTGACTATGTGGTTTGGCACCAAAAAGTCAACGGAAAACTGGCACCCAAGGTGTTTAAATGGAAGGTAATAGATACCTGGAATGGAGCGTCATTAACGCTTACGAAAAAGCACTCCTTTAAACCGGTAACGACCAGAAGATACTATCCTGGTTTGCACAAGATTCAGGTGCAAATTAACGGCGAAGTATTTGATGAAGTGTCGTTTACTTTGATGAGCGACAAACATTAA